The DNA segment CCGTCCTTGTGTTCCCTGGCGCGGTACTGAAATGCCCTTGCATGCCATGCCGAAACACGACACGCAAGGGGCCTGCTAGGCAGGCAGATCAGTGGACTGCTTCAGCAACTTACTGAATGATGGTGCCGTAGTTGATGCCGGCCTGCGGCAACAGGGCAGCATTGCCGGAAACCCGGTTGCCTTGCATGAGACCGAAGTTCACACCGACCAGGCCACCATAGCTCTGGCCGTAGCTCGACACGAAGTCGACCTTGCCGCTGGCCGTCGAGTAATTGACTTCGCCCTGATTCAGGCCAATCAGGCCGCCCATCGTCACGTAGTTGCCACCGCTGACCGTGCCGGAAGCCGACGAAGCACTGACCGCGCCGTGGTTCTGGCCAACCAGGCCACCCACCACGCTGCGGCTTTCACCCTTGACGTTGCCGCTGGCTACGCCCGACACGATCGCGGCGCCATTGCTGGCGACGTTGGTGCCGACCAGGCCGCCGACAAAGCTGTTGGTATTGGCATAGACTTCGCCGCTCGCTTCCACCGCCAGCAGGTTGCCGCCGTTGTAGCCGACCAGGCCGCCGGTGTGGCTGTTGCTGCCGCCCGAGGTCTTGCCTCGCGCCACCGAACTCTGGATGGTGCCGCTGTAGTTGCTGCCGACCAGGCCGCCCACGCGGTTGTTGGCGCCGCCGATCACGGCGCCGGTGGCTTCCGCGCCGAAGATGGTGCCGCCCTCGTTGCTGCCGGCCAGGCCGCCCACATCGATGCCCGAAGTATCCCTGACCAGGCCGCTGGTCTTGACATTGATCAGGCTACCGTTCCGGTTCTGCCCCACCAGGCCGCCGATGGCCGCGGCACCGCTGCCGTCTACGCGGCCACTGGTGCTGGCATCGGCAATCCGGCCGCCGCTGTCGTTGAGGCCAACCAGGCCACCGATCACGGCGTTGCTGGAAGAGCCTGTGTCGCCGGCGGAGAAGACGCGCTCGATGACGCCACCGTTGTTGTAGCCCACCAGGCCGCCCACGTTCAGGCCGCCGTTGGATGTGCCGACGGTGCCCCGGCTGGACGAATCGGCGATATAGGCGTTAGGCCCGGCGTTCAGCCCGACCAGGCCGCCCACGCCGCCCATGGCCGTGCGCTGCATGTATCCGCCGATCTTGGCATCCGACCTGCTGCGTGTCACGCTGCCCGCGTTTTCGCCGACCAGGCCACCGATCGATTGGGTCAGGTTGCTGCCGGACAGATTGGAGGCGCTCACCGAAGCGCGGTCGATGGAGCCGTCGATGAGGTTTTTCCCCACCAGGCCACCCATTGAATGGGCCCGCCCGCTGTTGCTAGACAGGCATACGCCAGTGGCGTTGACGTTGGAGATGGTGCCGGAATTCTGCCCCACCAGCCCGCCCAGCGCAGCGGCGCCGGCATTGCCAGACGTCGCGTTGACCGTCAACGTCGCCAGGCCGAGGTTGCTGATGCTGCCGGACGATGCCGAGAACAGGCCGGACAAAGGCCCGGTGCTGGTCACCTTGAGATTGCTCAAGGTATTGCCCAGGCCGTCGAAGGTGCCGTAGAACGTGCCGTAGTCGCCGCCGATCGACTTCATGCTGCCGCCGCTGATCTTGTTGCCCAGCACGTAGTAGCCGCCCAGATTGTCGTTGATGCCCTGCAGCTGCGCGAGATTCTGGATCACGTTATAGGAAAAGCCGTTCGACCTGAACGACGCCCCCGTCCCGGACAAGGTGACCACCGCGCCGTTGTTCAGGTTCAGCGAACGGCCATAGTTCAACGCCAGGCCGTTGCCGGCTCCGCTGAGCGTGACCTTGTTGTTCAGGTTGATATCCTTGGCGTCGCCGGCGGTCATGGCCAGGCTGGCATTGACGCCGGTGGCGCTCAGCGCTCCGTTCACATTGACATCGCCAGCCGAGGTCAGCGTCAGCTTGTTGCCGCTGCTCCACTCGATCGGCGCGTTGACCAAAAGATTGCCAACGGTGCTGGCCAGCTCGATATTGGTGGTGCCGAGGTTGCGCGAGAGCGTGTCACTATATGCGGTAATTTCGCCACTGCCGGCGCTCTGGCCGACGTTGACATCCATCCCGCTGAGCTTCCAGGTGCCTGTCTGCCCGTTATTGGCCTGGGTGTTGACCTGGGTGCCCAACTGCACCTGCACATCGGCGCCGCGGGTCTCGATGGTGCCGCCATTGCCCGGGCCGGCCATCGCGCTGGCGTTCAGGTTGCCGGCCACACGCACGACGCCGGCGCTGCCGCCGTCCAGCGTGATCTTGCCGGCATTGCCGCGCAAGGTCTTGGCCTCGATCATGCCCGTATTGTTCACCACCGCCTGCTGCAAGCTGCCCGCGGCACGCGCCGTCATCAGCACCTGGCCGCCGTCGGCCTTGAGCAGGCCGCCGTTTTGCACCAGCGAGCCCACCAGGCCGTCGTTCACCTTCAGGTTGAGCAGGTTGCTGGCGTCGAAGCTCACGGTGAAGTCATTGCCGGCGCCTAGCGCCACCCGGCCCATCTGCGCCTGGATAAAGCCAGTGTTGTTCACCGTCGTGCCCAGCAGCGCCACGCTGCCACCCGGCGCGGCGGTAATCCGGCCGGCATTGATGATCGACGCACCCGCGCCGCCGGCAAAGCGGTAGGTCCCGCTGTTGAAATCCGCGTTGGTGATGTCCTGCGTCGAGGCCACCAGGCCGCCCACGTTGACCTGGGCGGTCTGCCCGAACACCATCCCGTTGGGGTTGACCAGGAAAACGCGGCCATTGGCATCGATCTGGCCCTGGATATTGCTGGCATTCGCACTGATCACGCGGTTGAGCGCGATCGAGTTGCTGTCGGGCTGGTTGAAGGTGACTCTCTCCTTCGCGCCAACGCTGAACCCGTTCCAGTTGATGATCAGCTTGTCGCTCGACTGGTTGATCGACATGGCCTGGCCATTGTTGTAGGTCGCGACATTGCCGGTGCCCGATACGATCACATTGCCGGTCGGCAAGGCATGCGCCGGCGCAAGCGCCCCCAGCCCCAACAGCGCAACAGCGGCGGCAATCACGCGCCTGGCACCGCCAGACTTGCCGCGGCGGCGAGCCCCTTCGCTGGCGACGTTCCAGCATCCCTGGGCCTGATTCCAGACCAGTGCATAGCTTTTGTTCATATTGACCTCTTTCCTTGTTATTGAGAATGCTGCAACCATCCCGGCAGCACGGGTACTGCACCGACACGGTCCACGGCGCGCTCAGAAGTACTGCGCGCCCTGAACCCAAAACCTGGGGCTGCGCACCGGCCCCCCGCTTGCGTCGCGCTGGCCCAGCGGCCAGGCCAGCGCCAGGCTGATCTGATGTCCCTGCCCGGCCCAGGCGCCACCGATGCCCGCCCCCGTCAACCGTCGCGTATTGCGCTCCCTGGTCCAAGGCTGCTTGTTGACGTCCACCACGCTCTTGTCCACGAAGGCGCTCAGCTGCCAGCCAGGGGCCACCGCGTAGCGCAACTCCAGGCTGGCCTGCCAGCCCTGGTCGCCGCTGCCGGCGCCGAGCGCGTAGGCGCGCACGCCATAGGGCCCGCCCATGCCGAACTTCTCCGAGCCGTCCAGGTTGCCGGACGCCCATTGCGCATTGGCCTGGGCATAGAGCTGGAAGCGATTGCTCAGCCGCTGCAGGCGCGCCGCGCTCAGGTTCATCTTGCTGAAGCTGCCGCCGGTTCTCGCGCTGACCTGGTCGATGAACTCGGTGTACGGATCGTCGATGCGAAGCCGTCCCGTGCTGTAGCTCGCCGAGAACATGGTCTGCCCGCCGCCGAATACGTTGTCCTGGCCGTTGCCGTTCACGCCAGCGGTCCACAGCCCCACGCGCTTGCCGACGTTGCGCTCGAAGAGATCCATCTCGTCGCGCAGCCGCTTGTCGTCGTACTGCAGCTGGGCGCTCAGGTTGAAGGCGCGGCCGCGCAGCAGCGGCTGCGAGACGAAGACGCTGCGGATGCTGGCGCGGCCGTGCGCTTCCAGCACCGCGAAATCCTTGCCGAGGTGATAGCCCATATCCGAGTACGACACGCCCACGCGTGTGGACCAGGGACCGACCGGCAACTGGTAGCCGGCGCGGTAGTAGCGCTGCCGCTTGTCGCTGCCAAGCACGCGCAGGCTCAACTGGTCCCCCAGCCGCAACGGGTTGTTCAGGTAGAAGCTGCCGCCCAGGCGGTATTCGCCGGTGTAGTAGCCGCCGTAGTTGTCCGCCTCCAGACTGCCCCCGGCCAGCGGCCCGGGCTCCGCCTCGACCAGCAGGTCGGTGGTACCGGGCTCGGTGCCGGACTGCAAGGTACCCTTGGCCTCGGCGCCGGGGATATCGTTGAGCAGCAGCAGGCTGCTTTCCAGTTCCGCGCTATGCACCGCCTCGCCGCGCCTGAGCCTCGACAGCGGCTGGCGCAGCACGCCGTCGAACGCGCGCGATTTATTCTGCAGCACGACCTGCCCGTACCTGCCCTCCATCACTTCGAGCCGGATCAAGCCATCTTCGATATCCTGCGGCGGCAGGAAGGCGCGCGCCAGCAGGTAGCCGTGCGCGTGGTAATACGCGGTGATGCGGTCCGCCGCCGCGTGCAAGCCTGCGAGGTCCTGCTCGCTGCCGTTCAGGTCGCTCAGCAAGGGCAGCAGTTGCGCCGAGTCGAATACCTTGTTCCCGTCGATGCGAAAGCCCTGCACCTTCAGGCGTATCCCCGGGTCGGCGGACGCGGCGGGCACGCTGCGATCGTCCGCCTTGGGCAGGTCCAGCTCCAGACTGGACGGCGCAGGGAGTTCCGGACGCACGGTCTCGAGATCGCGCATGGTCTGCCCGGCCCTGGGTATGCTGGGTACATTCGCCGCATTGGGCGCATGGGGCGCACCGGGCACCTGCGCATGCCCCGCGACCGCCAGCAGCAACATCAGGCCGACACCGCAGGCACGCAGCCCGAAGGCGCGGCGCGCGGCCCGGTCACCGACCGCCCGGCGGGCTTGTGCATCGACATCGACATCGACATCGACATCGACAAAAGTTTCACGGCCAGCAGTCACTTGATTTCTTCCCATGGCAATCCATTCATTTCACGAGCGGCCCAATCGATGTGCATGCGCCGCTCTCAGCCCGATGGCGTTGGACTTCCTCATCGAGCCACCCATCGACCCGCGTCGAAACTACCGTTTGACGTTTGCATTGCCGACGATCAGTTCGCCGCTGTCCCTGACGGCTTCGTAATGCACCACGGTCTCGTCCGAGGCGGCGCCCTTCAAGCCAGGCAGCGTGAACCGCGTGACGCCAAGCGGCGCGATGGTCTGGCCGTCCAGTTCCACCGCTGCGCCCGCGCGCCCGACCGCCATCCGCGCCAGCGACACGTGGTAAGGCGTAGGGTTGCTTGCTTCCAGGACGGCGCCGCCCGCCTTGCCTGCGCTGCCGAACGCCCATGTCACCTGCCCGATGGCCTCGTCCGGGGTGCCGGGCAATCCCGCCGGCCGGAACAGCAGCTTCATGCGGGTGCGGTAAGACAGGCGCAGCAGACTGGCGGTGTCCCCGGCCAGCGGCGGCACCTCCAGAAAGTTGATCCAGAACACCGACTCGCGATCCTCCGGCAGCGGCTCACCGGTGTAGCGCAGGCGGAGCACCGTCTTGCGCTCCGGGTCCAGCCTGAGCAACGGCGGCGACAAGATGAAGGGCACGCTCAGCCTGGCCGGATCGGCATTGACCTCACCCTGGTCCAGCCAGGCCTGGACCAGGATCGGGCTGTCGCCCGCATTGCGCAGCCTCACGCTCAACTCCGACAGCTCGGCGGGGTAGACAAAGCGGGTGCCGATGATCGACAACGCCGCCAGCGCCCCGGCCGGCGCCAGGCAAAGCAGCAAGGCCAGCATGGCCCCAGCGCCGCGCCACCGCCGCTCGCAGCGCGGCCTGCGATCGCTGCTGCCCGCAATGATCGGATGGGTCATGCTGCTCGGCCTTCCCTGGTTCAGCATGCCGGCCGGATTGCCTGGCGCTGCCGTCCTGGTGCTCAACGGTTGCCCGGCTCCGGGTTGATTCGGCCTCACGGACGCGCCGCCAGCTCTTTGCTGCCTACGCCACCGGCCGGCAATGGAAGGCATGGCAGGTCCAGCATCTCGTAGCCGCTGCGTTTGCCCTCTACGCGTGCGGGCAGCGTGTAGTCGATCACGCAGCGCTCTTCGGGCTTCTTGCCCCATTCGACGCGGATCGAGCCGCGGTCCTTCTCGGTGCGCACCACCAGCCGGCTGCCCTGGCCCACGGCGCCGATCGCCATGCCGCCTTCGGCATCGATGGCGGTGGCGGCGAAGGGCAGCAGTTCGCCATTGGGCATGCGGCTGTTGATGAGCACGGCGCGCGCCCTGCGGGTTTCGTAGGTGAGCATCACCACCGAGCCAGCGCGCGGCGCGACACTGCGCGAGGTCACCTTCAATTCGACGTCGTCGGGGATGCCCTTGGGATCGACATCGATGCTGTTCAACTGATAAGGGATCAGGCTGGGTACGACCGCGTAGCCGCGCCGGTCCACGCTGGCGCCGCCGTAGCCGACCCGGGCGCCCTGCGCATCCGCCGCATGGACCACGCCGATGGTCTCGCCAAGGGTCTGTGCCATGGATATGCCGCCCGGATGAACGACCAGGCCGCCCTGCGCGCTGGCCGATGCCTGCCGATAGCCTTGACCCTGGCCAATGCTGGCGCCCAGCGTGACGTCGGACAGGCGCCAGTTGATGCTGGCGTTGCCCGAGGCGGCATTGCGCCGGTCGTCATAGGTGCCGGAGAGCGAGTACGAGCCCTTGCCCTGCTGGTCGATGATCCCCGAAACGCCGGAAGACACCTGCGTGCCGGCACTGTCGTCGTGCGTGACGAAGGCGTTCAGGACGGGAGCGCCGCGGGCGGACTTTCCCAGTGGAATCGACAGGTTGAGGCTGACCAGCGTGCTGCTGCCGCTGCTCGCTCCCCCATACAAGGCCCCACCGCCCCCCGCGTTCTGCACGCGCTGCACGGACACGGAATAGGTGTTGCCGCGCCACTGGTTGCTATAGCCCAGCGTGAAACTGAGCGCCTGGCCACGCTGGTTCCAGTACTGGAGCGAAGAGCCGTTGAGGTAGACATTGCCGCCGCTCGCGCCGAGCGTCTGGCTAATGTTGGCATCCACTCTGCTGCGCGTGCGCGCGAACGAATCGGCCGCCGCGCCGCGCTCGACGGCATCGTGCAGCATCAGCGCATCGCGCAGGCCAAGATAGCCACGCGTGGAATAGCGGTACGCCAGCAGCGAGAAACTGGTACCGCTGTTCGGCAAATTCTTGCTGTACGAAACACGGAAGCTGGAGCCACGCAGGCTATCGCCGTTTGGCACGGTGGCCCTGGCCCACGTGACGTCGGCGCCAAAGCCACCGACGCGCGTGTTGAGCGCCCCGCCCAGCAGCCCGGACACATAGTTGCTGGCGAAGGCCACGCCGCCGTAGCCGGTGACCATATTGTTGAAGCCGTGTTGCAGTGTGCCCTGCATGACGTACTGTCCGCTGCCTTGCAAAGCGGGATCGCTAGCCCTGCCCGCGGTCACGCTGTAGCGCGTGACGCCGGGCCGCAACAGCTGCACGGTGGTGGCAAAGGGCACCAGGAAGGTACGCGCCTGCCCGTTGGCCTCTGTCACGGTCACCTGCAGGTCGCCGCCGTAGCTGGCAACCTGCAGGTCATTGATCTCGAACGGCCCCGGCGCCACGGTGGTCTCGTAGACCAGGAAACCGCGCTGGTGGACCGAGACCCGGGCGTTCGAGCCGGCGGTACCGCGCACCACAGGTGCGTAGTAGCGCTGCGTCTCGGGCAGCATGCGGTCGTCGCTGAAGATCTGCGCGCCGCGGAAAGACACCGAATCGAACAGCTCGCCGCTGGTCGAGCTCTCGCCGACCAGCAATTGCGAGCGCAGCTCGGGCAGATCGGTCTGGCCATAGATATAGCCACGCTGATAGCGCGTGCCAGTCGGCGCCGACCAGGTAACCGAGCCGTTGTGGCGCAATCGCAGCGGCCCGAGGTTTGCCCCCAGGTTCAGCCCCGCGTAGGCCTGGGTGGTGTTGCGTCCCTGGCTCTGCGTGGTGAAGACATTGGTGTTGTAGTTGAGCAGCAGCGCCGGAACGCCACTGTCCCAACGCTGCGGATCGACATAGTTCTTCGATGTGGTCAGCCGCAGATAGTATTGCGGCACGGAAAGATAGATCGCCTGCTCCGCCTGGTCGAACTTGAGTTCGGCGCCGGGAACATAGTTGCCGATGTCGGCACAGACCGGGCCTTCCGGCATCGGGTTGGGCGGCCGCACGGGATCCTGGCCGCGCGCGCTCTTGTTCAGATCGACACCTGCACGGGTGAGCAGATCGCGGTCGTAGCATGCCTGCGCGCTTTCCCGGCCCGCAACCTGCCGGAACTCGATATCCTCGGTGCCGCGCCATTGGCCATTGACATGCAGTTCGACGCGGTACTTGCCCGGTGCGACGATATCCAGCCGCTCGAAACGGCTGGTATCGATCGTGATGCCCTCGGCGCCCTGTGCCAGCATGTAGGAGTCGAATATCACCCGTTTTTCGTCCAGGGCGGACAACAGCCGCGGCTCGGGCGCGGGCCCGTTTTCATCGCTGCCGGCACTTCGCGTGCGCTCCGTGTCGCCGTCCTGCGCCTCATTGCTTTTCTGCGCCAGCGTTTCGCCAATCTGCGCCCCGAGATCCATGGGCTGACGCGTCCCCGCGCCCTGCCCACCCACAACGGTCGCCGCCGCCCAGGCGGTAGGCGACATCGCGATCGCCGCCACGGCGCCGATCAGGCGAGGCGCAAGGCGCCCCGGCCTGGAGGTCGGCAGCGCAGCCACGCTGCCGGCGCGAGCCGGGCCAGCGGGTTGAACAAGGCGAACTGAGGATTGCATAGACCGACGAATTTGTCCTATCTGCGGAAGCTGGAGGCCGCTGTACAACGGACACAGTGAAAGGAATCGGGACAGGCGTGCTTAGCGGCTAATTTGCCAATGCCTTCTCTTCCGTGTACCGGCCACCGTAGTCATTGATGACTTCGTATCGGACCAGGGCACCGGGGTGATTTCCGGGCTTTGCTTCGGGCAGCACAAAGGTCTCCTTGCTGAGCGGGGCCACCATGCCACCACCCGCGGAGACAAACCTGCCCTCCAGCCTGGCGTCGACCCGGCCGAAGGAAACGTGGTAGGGCGTAGGGTTGCTGACCTCAACGGCAAGCTGCTTCGCCGTCTTTCCACCCGGCACCTGGCGATCCACGGTGACCAGCTTCCAGGCAAGCTTGCCGGGAGCGGCATCGACGTCCGTCAGTTGCACGGGCCGGAAGAAGACCTTGATGCGGCTGCGGAAGGCGAACAGGAGCGCATTCTCGGCGTCCTCCTTCTTCGAGGGCACCTCCAGCACATTGAGCCAGAACACCGTCTCGCGGTCGGCCGGCAGTGGTTCCTGCGTATAGACGATGCGCAGCACCGCGCCCTTGCTCGGCTCTACCCGGCCGACCGCCGGCGCGAGCATGAAGGGAACGCGGACTTTCTCGGGCGGCATGTCCGCCTGGCCATCGTCCAGCCAGTTCTGCACGAGAACGGGCTCGCTGCCGATGTTGTTCAGCCTTACGGTAACTTCCCGTGCATCGGACGGGAACACCAGCCGCGTACCCTGTATGACAATGGAAGCCTGCGCCACGTTGGCGCAGGCGGCGAGCGCCACGACACCGGCGGCAAGAAGTGAAGAGATGCGAGCGACCGACGTCATGGCATTCCTGGCTATGAAACCTGGCTCGATTTAGTAGTAGGCCATCGTGTAGCGGATGAACGAGTTACCCGCACCCGCCGTGACGGCGGCAGCGGTCTGGACATAGGCCGCGCTATAGGTCAGCGTTGCGGTGTTGTCCGTGATCGTGGCCACCTGCGGGTTCGTCTGAGCCAGGTGCAGCGGGATCTTGCCGGTGGCCTTGTTGCCGTTGTCGCTGATCTCGATCTGCACGCCCTTCGCCGCAGCGGTGCCCTGCAGGATCAGGTTGCCGGTGGCAGGATCGATGTTGGCGGAGCCCGTATCAAACGAGATAGAGGCCTTCGTTTTATCCTTGCAGGCCGTGCCGCCGCCCAGTACCAGGCTGAACGGTACAGCGGGAGATTTAACGCCAACGCCCGTGAAGATGATGGGATCCACGCGACCCAGATCCACGGTGGTGCGGTTGTTGGGCCCGGCCGGCTTGCCGTTGATGGTGCAGGTGACGTCCGTGATGGAGCCGGTGAAGTCCAGATGGCCGTCGAACGCATGCGACAACGAGGGAGCCATGGCGGCCATGACCACACAGCCGGCTGCGAGAGAACCGAGAATGGTACGTTTCCCGAGAATAGTACGCTTCATGTGATTTCCTTCTTCCGTTGGTAATTGGGGCAATAAATCAAACTATTTGATGCACCCCGGATTAAATGCAGGTCCACATGGGACCGATGCACCGGCTTCCGAATCAAACCGCACCCTGCCTGACGCATTCCACGCCAGAGGCAGTCACGGAAAGATACGCAATGGCACTGAGGCCACTCGACGGTGACCAAATCATAGATCTCGTGAAATAAAATAAACCCAAGAAAATTCTTGTTTTTATGAAAAACAATTAAATCAATACCTGGACACTTCAGGCCCTATCGTCGTAGGAAAGTCGAAGCCCCGCCTCGACAGCATGCGGCCGGTCACTAATGGAATCTGGGCGCAGTGGGCTGTGAGCATGCGCGGACTCGCCTTCACGCTCGTATTTTTGGTGCGAATGGACAGCGAGCCAGGGCGCGCGGGTGGACGAAGAATCCGAGGGGCTGGATCTCAGCGATCCAAGGCGGGATCGACGTGCAAAGGCGCTGCGCAAACGGCTTGCGGCCAGGCCGACGGCAAGCATTCGGGGCGCGTGTGATGGATGCGTGGAGACCACCCATCACTACCTATCGATTTCCCGCCGACGAGGAGATCGAGTGAGTGCGCCCTGCCGGGCGCACCATAAAAAAAACCGCAGCACCAGGCTGCGGTTTCTTTTTTTGCACCGGGGCAAAAGCTCCGGCCAGGCAAGTGCTACCGCCCGATCAGATCTCTTCGTACAGCGGCAACGTCAGGAACTCGGCAAAGTCCTCCGACGTGGACATCTGCTCGAAGATCTCGCCGGCGCGGTCATACGTCGTGGTGTCGCCACCGACGAAAGCCTTGACCTTGGCCAGCTCTTCCGGGATCAGCGCGCGCACCATCTCGGCGGTTACCTTGCGGCCGTCTTCCAGCTTGCCCTTGGGCGAGCGGATCCACTGCCACACTTGCGAGCGCGAGATTTCGGCGGTGGCGGCGTCTTCCATCAGGTTGTGGATGGGCACGCAGCCGTTGCCGGCCAGCCAGGAGCCGAGGTAGTGGATGCCGACGTTGATGTTCATGCGCAGGCCGGCTTCGGTGATCGGGGTTTCCGGCTGGAAGTCCAGCAGGTCCTTGGCCACCACGTTGACGTCGTCGCGCTGCTTGTCGAACTGGTTGGGCTTGTCGCCCAGCACTGCCACGAATTCCTTCATGGCCGGCTCGACCAGGCCCGGGTGCGCCACCCAGCCGCCGTCGTAGCCGTCGGTGGCGTCGCGCTTCTTGTCATTGATGATGCCTTGCATGGCGATGGCGTTCTTCTCCGGATCGTTCTTGATCGGGATCAGTGCGCTCATGCCGCCAATGGCGGGCGCGCCGCGCTTGTGGCAGGTCTTGAGCAGCAGCAGCGCGTACGAGCGCATGAACGGCGCGGTCATGGTGACCTTGGCGCGGTCGGCCAGGCAGAAGTTCTTGTCGACCTTGAACTTCTTGATGCACGAGAAAATGTAGTCCCAGCGGCCAGCGTTCAGGCCGGCGCTGTGCTCGCGCAGCTCATACAGGATTTCGTCCATCTCGAAGGCGGCCAGGATCGTTTCGATCAGCACGGTTGCCTTGACGGTGCCTTGCGGCAGGCCGATTTCGTTCTGGGCCATGACGAAGACGTCGTTCCACAGGCGCGCTTCGAGGTGGCTTTCCATCTTCGGCAG comes from the Cupriavidus basilensis genome and includes:
- a CDS encoding fimbrial protein yields the protein MKRTILGKRTILGSLAAGCVVMAAMAPSLSHAFDGHLDFTGSITDVTCTINGKPAGPNNRTTVDLGRVDPIIFTGVGVKSPAVPFSLVLGGGTACKDKTKASISFDTGSANIDPATGNLILQGTAAAKGVQIEISDNGNKATGKIPLHLAQTNPQVATITDNTATLTYSAAYVQTAAAVTAGAGNSFIRYTMAYY
- a CDS encoding ShlB/FhaC/HecB family hemolysin secretion/activation protein; amino-acid sequence: MTAGRETFVDVDVDVDVDAQARRAVGDRAARRAFGLRACGVGLMLLLAVAGHAQVPGAPHAPNAANVPSIPRAGQTMRDLETVRPELPAPSSLELDLPKADDRSVPAASADPGIRLKVQGFRIDGNKVFDSAQLLPLLSDLNGSEQDLAGLHAAADRITAYYHAHGYLLARAFLPPQDIEDGLIRLEVMEGRYGQVVLQNKSRAFDGVLRQPLSRLRRGEAVHSAELESSLLLLNDIPGAEAKGTLQSGTEPGTTDLLVEAEPGPLAGGSLEADNYGGYYTGEYRLGGSFYLNNPLRLGDQLSLRVLGSDKRQRYYRAGYQLPVGPWSTRVGVSYSDMGYHLGKDFAVLEAHGRASIRSVFVSQPLLRGRAFNLSAQLQYDDKRLRDEMDLFERNVGKRVGLWTAGVNGNGQDNVFGGGQTMFSASYSTGRLRIDDPYTEFIDQVSARTGGSFSKMNLSAARLQRLSNRFQLYAQANAQWASGNLDGSEKFGMGGPYGVRAYALGAGSGDQGWQASLELRYAVAPGWQLSAFVDKSVVDVNKQPWTRERNTRRLTGAGIGGAWAGQGHQISLALAWPLGQRDASGGPVRSPRFWVQGAQYF
- a CDS encoding filamentous hemagglutinin N-terminal domain-containing protein; the encoded protein is MNKSYALVWNQAQGCWNVASEGARRRGKSGGARRVIAAAVALLGLGALAPAHALPTGNVIVSGTGNVATYNNGQAMSINQSSDKLIINWNGFSVGAKERVTFNQPDSNSIALNRVISANASNIQGQIDANGRVFLVNPNGMVFGQTAQVNVGGLVASTQDITNADFNSGTYRFAGGAGASIINAGRITAAPGGSVALLGTTVNNTGFIQAQMGRVALGAGNDFTVSFDASNLLNLKVNDGLVGSLVQNGGLLKADGGQVLMTARAAGSLQQAVVNNTGMIEAKTLRGNAGKITLDGGSAGVVRVAGNLNASAMAGPGNGGTIETRGADVQVQLGTQVNTQANNGQTGTWKLSGMDVNVGQSAGSGEITAYSDTLSRNLGTTNIELASTVGNLLVNAPIEWSSGNKLTLTSAGDVNVNGALSATGVNASLAMTAGDAKDINLNNKVTLSGAGNGLALNYGRSLNLNNGAVVTLSGTGASFRSNGFSYNVIQNLAQLQGINDNLGGYYVLGNKISGGSMKSIGGDYGTFYGTFDGLGNTLSNLKVTSTGPLSGLFSASSGSISNLGLATLTVNATSGNAGAAALGGLVGQNSGTISNVNATGVCLSSNSGRAHSMGGLVGKNLIDGSIDRASVSASNLSGSNLTQSIGGLVGENAGSVTRSRSDAKIGGYMQRTAMGGVGGLVGLNAGPNAYIADSSSRGTVGTSNGGLNVGGLVGYNNGGVIERVFSAGDTGSSSNAVIGGLVGLNDSGGRIADASTSGRVDGSGAAAIGGLVGQNRNGSLINVKTSGLVRDTSGIDVGGLAGSNEGGTIFGAEATGAVIGGANNRVGGLVGSNYSGTIQSSVARGKTSGGSNSHTGGLVGYNGGNLLAVEASGEVYANTNSFVGGLVGTNVASNGAAIVSGVASGNVKGESRSVVGGLVGQNHGAVSASSASGTVSGGNYVTMGGLIGLNQGEVNYSTASGKVDFVSSYGQSYGGLVGVNFGLMQGNRVSGNAALLPQAGINYGTIIQ
- a CDS encoding fimbria/pilus outer membrane usher protein, whose amino-acid sequence is MQSSVRLVQPAGPARAGSVAALPTSRPGRLAPRLIGAVAAIAMSPTAWAAATVVGGQGAGTRQPMDLGAQIGETLAQKSNEAQDGDTERTRSAGSDENGPAPEPRLLSALDEKRVIFDSYMLAQGAEGITIDTSRFERLDIVAPGKYRVELHVNGQWRGTEDIEFRQVAGRESAQACYDRDLLTRAGVDLNKSARGQDPVRPPNPMPEGPVCADIGNYVPGAELKFDQAEQAIYLSVPQYYLRLTTSKNYVDPQRWDSGVPALLLNYNTNVFTTQSQGRNTTQAYAGLNLGANLGPLRLRHNGSVTWSAPTGTRYQRGYIYGQTDLPELRSQLLVGESSTSGELFDSVSFRGAQIFSDDRMLPETQRYYAPVVRGTAGSNARVSVHQRGFLVYETTVAPGPFEINDLQVASYGGDLQVTVTEANGQARTFLVPFATTVQLLRPGVTRYSVTAGRASDPALQGSGQYVMQGTLQHGFNNMVTGYGGVAFASNYVSGLLGGALNTRVGGFGADVTWARATVPNGDSLRGSSFRVSYSKNLPNSGTSFSLLAYRYSTRGYLGLRDALMLHDAVERGAAADSFARTRSRVDANISQTLGASGGNVYLNGSSLQYWNQRGQALSFTLGYSNQWRGNTYSVSVQRVQNAGGGGALYGGASSGSSTLVSLNLSIPLGKSARGAPVLNAFVTHDDSAGTQVSSGVSGIIDQQGKGSYSLSGTYDDRRNAASGNASINWRLSDVTLGASIGQGQGYRQASASAQGGLVVHPGGISMAQTLGETIGVVHAADAQGARVGYGGASVDRRGYAVVPSLIPYQLNSIDVDPKGIPDDVELKVTSRSVAPRAGSVVMLTYETRRARAVLINSRMPNGELLPFAATAIDAEGGMAIGAVGQGSRLVVRTEKDRGSIRVEWGKKPEERCVIDYTLPARVEGKRSGYEMLDLPCLPLPAGGVGSKELAARP
- a CDS encoding fimbria/pilus periplasmic chaperone, whose translation is MTHPIIAGSSDRRPRCERRWRGAGAMLALLLCLAPAGALAALSIIGTRFVYPAELSELSVRLRNAGDSPILVQAWLDQGEVNADPARLSVPFILSPPLLRLDPERKTVLRLRYTGEPLPEDRESVFWINFLEVPPLAGDTASLLRLSYRTRMKLLFRPAGLPGTPDEAIGQVTWAFGSAGKAGGAVLEASNPTPYHVSLARMAVGRAGAAVELDGQTIAPLGVTRFTLPGLKGAASDETVVHYEAVRDSGELIVGNANVKR
- a CDS encoding molecular chaperone, with the protein product MTSVARISSLLAAGVVALAACANVAQASIVIQGTRLVFPSDAREVTVRLNNIGSEPVLVQNWLDDGQADMPPEKVRVPFMLAPAVGRVEPSKGAVLRIVYTQEPLPADRETVFWLNVLEVPSKKEDAENALLFAFRSRIKVFFRPVQLTDVDAAPGKLAWKLVTVDRQVPGGKTAKQLAVEVSNPTPYHVSFGRVDARLEGRFVSAGGGMVAPLSKETFVLPEAKPGNHPGALVRYEVINDYGGRYTEEKALAN